The nucleotide window ATTGCGATAAATACGCCTTACGTTGTGCGGTAAATGCCCACCAAGGCTTCGGATCGTTTCCTTGCATAAAATCAGTTAAAGATAAAAAGACATCTATCATACAAGGATCATGCTGCATACCGGTTAACTCACAAAGTGTGTAATACATGGCATAAGCATCATGCCCCAACAAATCCTGCGGTGTGTTAATCCCCAGTTTCTGCAAATCCTCCGCAACTGCCTTGCCTACATTCGGCAAATCCGTTAGTTGCTGCAATTTATCCCGTTGGACTTTGGATGGATTCATATTTTGTTGCTCCTTTGATAGCGCCAGCGTCCACGCTGGTGCTTCTTTTGGTCCAAGCGTGGACGCTTGAACCATCATGAAAAAGAAAGTGCGGTTAAAATCCCAAACGTTTTTCATAGCAAAAAACAATCCAAAATTCCACCGCGCTTTTAACTAATAACGCTCAAATAAAATCCCCGTATAAATTGCCCGAACGACTTGGCATTTTTAGGAAAATTTCGCTTTGTTTGAGCCACGCCGTGGCGAGTTCGAAATTTTCCGTGAAGAAAATGACAATAAAGGGAGGAGCAGCAATTTATCCGGGGTGTGTTCTTTGCTACTTTCTTGCACAAGCAAGAAAGTAGAACAACCTAACAAATCCTCGGCAACGGCTCATTCATCGGTAAATCCAGCAACCGTGACTGCCCGAAAC belongs to Aggregatibacter sp. 2125159857 and includes:
- a CDS encoding helix-hairpin-helix domain-containing protein gives rise to the protein MKNVWDFNRTFFFMMVQASTLGPKEAPAWTLALSKEQQNMNPSKVQRDKLQQLTDLPNVGKAVAEDLQKLGINTPQDLLGHDAYAMYYTLCELTGMQHDPCMIDVFLSLTDFMQGNDPKPWWAFTAQRKAYLSQLSR